From a region of the Marmota flaviventris isolate mMarFla1 chromosome 13, mMarFla1.hap1, whole genome shotgun sequence genome:
- the Insl6 gene encoding insulin-like peptide INSL6, translating to MTQLFGLLLLWFGPLLLQFSSQLREDLTRTRKLCGRYLVKEIEKLCGTTNWSQFKLEEETPNTEEPPIPGEIEIFDPYEYQNHRNPFPERGKVTNPASASPGKPVNSLGIQSHSKYHYKKVNWLPIKISDYSSSDDVDPYSHDSFPSHFDSVVDCYPETTSRGGPRIRQLPNTSQNTLLKAIHSEPRKELGTSPTNPISCPSVHPPGPFADHTTQNQNLQAT from the exons ATGACGCAGCTCTTTGGTTTACTTCTGCTGTGGTTTGGGCCCCTGCTACTTCAGTTCTCCAGTCAACTTAGAGAAGACTTAACCAGAACCAGGAAGCTGTGCGGCAGGTACCTggtgaaagaaatagaaaaactctGTGGCACTACTAACTGGAGCCAGTTCAAGCTTGAGGAGGAAACCCCTAATACAGAGGAACCCCCGATTCCTGGCGAGATTGAAATCTTCGACCCCTACGAATACCAAAACCACCGGAACCCTTTCCCCGAGAGGGGAAAAGTCACAAACCCAG CCTCTGCCTCTCCGGGAAAACCAGTAAATAGTTTGGGGATACAGTCACACTCTAAGTATCACTATAAAAAGGTCAACTGGCTGCCCATCAAGATAAGCGATTATTCTTCATCAGATGATGTTGATCCATATTCTCATGACA gttTTCCAAGTCATTTTGAT AGCGTCGTGGATTGCTACCCAGAAACTACAAGCAGAGGCGGACCGCGGATCCGTCAGCTACCAAATACTTCTCAAAATACTTTACTAAAGGCAATCCACTCAGAACCCAGAAAGGAGCTGGGGACATCTCCCACAAACCCCATCAGCTGCCCTTCGGTGCATCCACCTGGACCTTTTGCCGACCACACAACACAGAACCAGAACCTGCAGGCAACCTGA